In one Armatimonadota bacterium genomic region, the following are encoded:
- the nosZ gene encoding Sec-dependent nitrous-oxide reductase, whose amino-acid sequence MKVRTQGVTVVLALALILALALIVRQGTSTGQSLPRDLQELVQARKLTPDQVRAALQTYVPPGQYDEYLMFSSGGQSGQVLVYGLPSMRLLRVIGVFAPEPWQGYGFSKETRQVLGEGETPEEALTWGDTHHPAISETNGEYDGQFLFINDKANARMAVVDLRDFATKQIVKNPNAASNHGAVVSPNTEYVLEATQYAAPFPFGYQPVTQESYNARFRGLATFWKFDRGRGRIDPAASFQIELPPYWQDLADFGKLESDGWVLMNSFNTERAIGGTLQKQPPMEIGASARDMDYLHIINWKKAAQLVAQGKGRVVNGMRVLPLQVAIDQGVLYFAPQPKSPHGNDVAPRGDYIVTAGKLDPNVTVYSFKKIQEAIKARAFSGKDPYGVPILAFDRVVAAQVKVGLGPLHTQFDDKGNAYTSIFLDSAVSKWTLGPPYKNAAEGWKLVDKISVQYNIGHLAAVMGDTVKPGGKYLVALNKWSVDQYRNIGPLFPQNLQLIDISGEKMKLLSNTPVGLAEPHLAQIIPMDRVKAWATYPQPGTNPLTMRPDPQAIKAGQARIVRRGNTVEVWMTAMRSHFTPDRIRVKKGDTVILHITNIERTKDAIHGFAIDRYNINLSLEPGKYETVTFRANKVGTFPFYCTEFCSALHLEMAGYLEVTP is encoded by the coding sequence ATGAAGGTCCGTACGCAGGGGGTGACGGTCGTTCTGGCCCTCGCCCTCATCCTGGCCCTGGCCCTGATAGTCCGGCAGGGGACCAGTACCGGGCAGTCGCTGCCCCGCGACCTGCAGGAGCTGGTGCAGGCTCGCAAGCTTACACCGGACCAGGTGCGGGCGGCGTTGCAGACCTACGTCCCCCCGGGGCAGTATGACGAGTACCTGATGTTCTCTTCCGGGGGGCAGTCGGGGCAGGTCTTGGTCTACGGTCTGCCTTCCATGCGCCTGCTGCGGGTGATCGGCGTCTTCGCACCGGAACCGTGGCAGGGCTACGGGTTCAGCAAGGAGACCCGCCAGGTGCTGGGGGAGGGGGAAACTCCGGAGGAGGCCCTCACCTGGGGTGACACCCACCACCCCGCCATCAGTGAGACCAACGGGGAGTACGACGGGCAGTTCCTCTTCATCAACGACAAGGCCAACGCCCGCATGGCTGTGGTCGACCTGCGGGACTTCGCCACGAAGCAGATTGTGAAGAATCCCAACGCCGCCAGCAACCACGGTGCGGTGGTCAGCCCCAACACGGAGTACGTGCTGGAGGCCACCCAGTACGCCGCCCCCTTCCCCTTCGGCTACCAGCCTGTGACCCAGGAATCCTACAATGCCCGCTTCCGCGGTCTGGCCACCTTCTGGAAATTTGACCGGGGCAGGGGGCGCATTGACCCGGCGGCGTCCTTCCAGATCGAGCTGCCTCCTTACTGGCAGGACCTGGCCGACTTCGGCAAGCTGGAGAGTGACGGCTGGGTCCTCATGAACTCCTTCAACACCGAGCGGGCCATCGGCGGCACCCTCCAGAAGCAACCGCCCATGGAGATCGGTGCCTCGGCGCGGGACATGGACTACCTGCACATCATCAACTGGAAGAAGGCTGCGCAGTTGGTCGCCCAGGGCAAGGGCAGGGTGGTCAACGGCATGCGCGTCCTCCCCCTGCAGGTGGCCATCGACCAGGGAGTCCTCTACTTCGCCCCCCAGCCCAAGAGCCCGCACGGCAACGACGTGGCTCCCCGCGGCGACTACATCGTTACCGCCGGCAAGCTGGACCCCAACGTCACCGTTTACTCCTTCAAGAAGATCCAGGAGGCCATCAAGGCGCGGGCTTTCTCCGGGAAGGACCCCTACGGAGTCCCCATCCTGGCCTTCGACCGGGTGGTGGCGGCGCAGGTCAAGGTGGGCCTGGGGCCGCTGCACACCCAGTTCGACGACAAGGGCAACGCCTACACCAGCATCTTCCTGGACAGCGCCGTATCCAAGTGGACCCTGGGGCCGCCCTACAAGAACGCCGCGGAAGGCTGGAAGCTGGTGGACAAGATCTCCGTGCAGTACAACATCGGCCACCTGGCCGCAGTCATGGGCGACACCGTCAAGCCGGGCGGGAAGTACCTGGTGGCCCTGAACAAGTGGTCGGTGGACCAGTACAGGAACATCGGTCCCCTCTTCCCCCAGAACCTCCAGCTCATCGACATCAGCGGCGAGAAGATGAAGCTGCTGAGCAACACTCCCGTGGGCCTGGCCGAGCCCCACCTGGCGCAGATCATCCCCATGGACCGGGTGAAGGCGTGGGCCACCTACCCGCAGCCGGGGACCAACCCGCTGACCATGCGGCCGGACCCGCAGGCCATCAAGGCGGGGCAGGCACGCATTGTCCGCCGCGGGAACACTGTAGAGGTGTGGATGACGGCTATGCGCAGCCACTTCACACCTGACCGCATTCGGGTCAAGAAGGGCGACACCGTGATCCTGCACATCACCAACATCGAGCGGACGAAGGACGCCATCCACGGCTTCGCCATCGACCGGTACAACATCAACCTATCCCTGGAGCCCGGCAAGTACGAGACGGTGACCTTCCGGGCGAATAAGGTGGGGACGTTTCCCTTCTACTGCACCGAGTTCTGCTCGGCCCTCCACCTGGAGATGGCCGGCTACCTGGAGGTGACGCCATAG
- a CDS encoding cytochrome C: MATGTLQGPVRFAHPARMPRRGRLPLLAAVLLLLLSLVFPYWQVTLYAPQYPEGLRARVYLTHVGGDAQEITTLNHYIGMPGLDVAAPLERRLAVPLVLLSAAALLLLAARRLPARRWLQLLLRLPVVLLPAVVLADLAYWLWWMGHTIDPTAPITIEPFMPTILGRGGVMQFSTSATFGVGFFLALAASVLSLYDFARGRARG, encoded by the coding sequence ATGGCCACCGGGACGTTGCAGGGACCGGTGAGGTTCGCCCATCCGGCCAGGATGCCGCGGCGAGGTCGACTGCCGCTGCTGGCGGCGGTTCTGCTGCTGCTGCTCTCCCTGGTCTTCCCCTACTGGCAGGTCACCCTTTATGCCCCCCAATACCCCGAGGGCCTGCGGGCCCGCGTCTACCTCACGCACGTCGGGGGCGACGCCCAGGAGATCACCACCCTCAACCACTACATCGGCATGCCGGGGCTGGATGTCGCCGCCCCCCTGGAGCGGCGGCTGGCGGTGCCGCTGGTCCTGCTCTCGGCTGCGGCGCTGCTGCTCTTGGCGGCCCGCCGTCTTCCAGCCAGACGATGGCTGCAGCTCCTGCTGCGTCTCCCGGTGGTACTCCTGCCCGCGGTTGTGCTGGCCGATCTGGCCTACTGGCTATGGTGGATGGGACACACCATTGACCCTACCGCACCCATCACCATCGAACCGTTCATGCCCACCATCCTCGGCCGCGGCGGTGTGATGCAGTTCTCCACATCCGCCACCTTCGGTGTGGGCTTCTTCCTGGCCCTGGCGGCGTCGGTCCTTTCCCTCTACGACTTCGCCCGCGGGAGGGCGAGGGGCTGA
- the nosD gene encoding nitrous oxide reductase family maturation protein NosD codes for MPASLLPSPHGPMPRAALAVAAGLALSVGVAAAAGPPATAAPSLQTRIDAAPPGATVTVRGVEQGPVVISKPLRLVGEPGAVIDGGGRGTVVRVTAPGVILSRLSLRRSGTDLNEEDAGVALHAPDALLEDLTLEEVLFGLNLKRADRAVIRRVTMRGYDLPPGRRGDAVRLWYSQRVVLSDVRIRRLRDVLIWFSRSSVLHALDVASSRYGVHLMYADDLRLLEGTFTDNAVGAYVMYSSGVRIEGNRFLRHRGSTGVGLAFKESDDVVARGNLLAGNHVGLYLDGTPLREGGRSEISGNTIAGNETGIVLLSSASGNVIVGNRFDHNARQVRLEGGAQAVNLWARAGRGNYWSDHVALDADGDGVADLPYRAQEWFERLEDRLPAAALFWGSTAVAAVDFASRLLPLFPPHVLVEDPSPLMALPVVPEHRGEPASPPFAAASALLALGGGATLWRTGAPRRFRREKPR; via the coding sequence ATGCCTGCCTCCCTCCTCCCATCCCCGCACGGGCCGATGCCGCGGGCCGCGCTGGCCGTCGCGGCGGGTCTGGCCCTGTCGGTGGGGGTGGCTGCTGCGGCCGGTCCGCCCGCCACCGCCGCGCCCTCCCTGCAGACCCGCATCGACGCCGCTCCACCCGGGGCCACAGTGACGGTGCGGGGCGTGGAGCAGGGCCCCGTGGTCATCAGCAAGCCGCTGCGGCTGGTGGGGGAGCCCGGAGCCGTGATCGACGGAGGCGGACGGGGGACAGTGGTGCGGGTCACGGCGCCGGGGGTGATCCTCAGCCGCCTTTCCCTGCGCCGCAGCGGCACAGACCTCAATGAGGAGGACGCCGGCGTGGCCCTCCATGCGCCCGACGCGCTCCTGGAAGACCTGACGCTGGAGGAGGTCCTCTTCGGCCTGAACCTGAAGCGGGCGGATCGCGCCGTGATCCGTCGGGTGACCATGCGGGGATACGACCTGCCGCCGGGCCGGCGGGGCGACGCGGTGCGGCTGTGGTACAGCCAGCGCGTGGTGCTCAGCGACGTGCGCATCCGCCGCCTGCGGGACGTGCTCATCTGGTTCTCCCGCTCCTCGGTGCTGCACGCGCTGGACGTGGCTTCCTCACGCTACGGCGTCCACCTCATGTACGCCGACGACCTGCGCCTGCTGGAAGGCACCTTCACCGACAACGCTGTGGGGGCCTACGTCATGTACAGCAGCGGAGTACGCATCGAGGGGAACCGCTTCCTGCGGCACCGCGGGAGTACCGGGGTGGGGCTGGCCTTCAAGGAGTCCGACGACGTGGTGGCGCGGGGCAACCTGCTGGCCGGAAACCACGTGGGGCTGTACCTGGACGGGACGCCCCTGCGGGAAGGTGGCCGCAGTGAGATCAGCGGTAACACCATAGCCGGCAACGAGACGGGGATCGTCCTGCTATCCAGCGCCAGCGGCAACGTGATTGTGGGCAACCGCTTCGACCATAACGCCCGCCAGGTGCGCCTGGAGGGTGGGGCGCAGGCAGTCAACCTCTGGGCCCGCGCCGGCCGGGGCAACTACTGGAGCGACCACGTCGCCCTGGACGCCGACGGAGACGGCGTGGCCGACCTTCCCTACCGGGCGCAGGAGTGGTTCGAGCGGCTGGAGGATCGGCTCCCTGCGGCTGCCCTCTTCTGGGGCAGCACCGCCGTGGCGGCGGTGGACTTCGCCAGCAGGCTGCTGCCCCTCTTCCCGCCCCACGTCCTGGTCGAGGACCCATCGCCGCTGATGGCCCTACCCGTCGTCCCGGAGCACCGAGGGGAACCCGCCTCCCCGCCATTTGCCGCCGCGTCTGCACTGCTGGCCCTTGGGGGAGGAGCAACGCTCTGGCGGACGGGGGCGCCCCGCCGCTTTAGAAGGGAGAAGCCCAGGTGA